A region of the Campylobacter subantarcticus LMG 24377 genome:
AAAAAAGATAAATATAAAGCACATTTTTTATATTTATTTGCCACACAAATTCAAGGGGTATATGACTTTTTTGAATTTATCATAGGAAAAAACAAACTAGAAGAAAAAATCAAATAGGAGAAATCATGGGTCAGTGTCCTTTTCATCCAAAACCTTATAAAAATAAAGCTTCTACGCTTACCACTTTTTTACTCAAAAGAAGATCATGGCTTGATGGTCTTTATGAAAGAAGTTATAAAATGATGATGGGCAGAGTGAAAATGCCCGGATTTGATCTTTATGTGGTAAATGATCCAAAAGAAGTTAGACGCATTATGGTAGATGAGGTTAGAGAATACCCAAAAAGCCAACTTTTACATGAGCTTTTAGAGCCACTTTTGGGTATAAGTATATTTACTACAAATGATAGAGTATGGGAAAAACAAAGAGAACTTTTAAGACCATCTTTTGAAATGACAAGGATTTCTAAGGTTTTTAATTTAATGAATGAAGCAGCATCTGATATGATGGCAAGATTTGCAAAGCATGAAAATGGAGCAGTTGTGGAAGTAGATGAGGCTATGACTTTTGTAACTGCAGATGTAATTTTTAGAACCATTATGTCTTCAAAACTCGATGAGCAAAAAGGCAAGCTCGTTTTAGATGCTTTTGTAACTGTACAAGAAGAAACAGTTAAAACGGCTATGCGAAGAATGTTTCGTTTTCCAACTTGGCTTTCAAATCTTTTAGGAGAAAGAAAAAGACTTAAGGCAGGAGCAACCATACGTCAAGTTTTATCAGATATTATAAAGCCAAGGTATGATAATGCTTTAAATGATCAAGGAAAATATGAAGATATTTTATCATCATTGCTTATAGTAGTCGATGCAGATACTAATGAAAGATTTTCATTTAATGAAATTTTAGATCAAGTTGCTATGCTTTTTTTAGCAGGCCATGAAACAACTGCAAGTTCATTAACTTGGACATTGTATATTTTAAGTATTTCTCCAAAAGAGCAGCAAAAAGCTTATGAAGAAATTATGCAAGTTGCAGGCAATGAGGAGTTTAAAATAGAACACATTAGAGCGATGAAATATGTTGCAAATGTGTTTAAAGAAAGTCTAAGGCTTTATCCGCCAGTTGGTTTTTTTGCTAGAGAAGCAAAAAATGAAAGCAAAATGAGAGATAAGCTCATTAAAAAAGGTTCAGGCGTAGTGGTAGCTCCATGGCTTATCCATAGACATGATAGCTTTTGGGAAAACCCACATGAGTTTGATCCAAGTCGTCATGAAGGTAAAAGCAAGATTAAAAAAGACACTTATATGCCTTTTGGTATGGGTGAGCGTGTATGTATAGGCCAGGGTTTTGCTATGCAAGAGGCTGTTTTGATTTTAGCAAATATTTTAAGGACTTATAGGTTAGAATTAGAGGAAAATTTTGTACCTGATGTTGTAGGAAGGTTGACCATAAGATCAGCTAATGGTATGAATATTAGATTTATAAAAAGGGAAAAATGAAGGAAAAATTAGTAGGAACGATACTACTTTGTGCCATTGTTCCTTTGGCGGTGATTAGTTATCTTTTTATTGTTGTGGTGGGTACTTTTGGTAATCCTGCAAGAGTTAGACAAGGTGTAAGAGCGCTTGATCATTTTGTTAATGCAACTTTGTTTAATGGCTACGCATGGGAGTCTTTGTCTTCACATGCGTGGAGAGAACGCGATAAAAGATGGGCTAAAATAGTCATAAAAATTACAGATTTTTTTGATAAAAATCATTGTCAAAAAGCTAACAAAAGAGAACAACCTATAGTGGATTTAGTTTTAGCAAGAAAGCTTACCGAGCAAACTGTCGGTAAGCAACTTTAATTTTCTCCAAATAAGGCTTTAAGATTTTTAAACGCTTCTTCTTGGTTATTAGTTTTTTCTTCATTGTTTATTTCATTAAGTTCTATCTCATATCCAAGTAACATGCTAGCTAAGCGTATATTAATACCACTTTTTCCTATAGCTTTGCTTTTTTGTTCGCTATTAAGCGTTACGATAGCTTTTTTATCTTCAATGCCAACAGAATTAATAATCGCTGGAGCTAAACTTCTTGTGATTAAAATCGCCATTTCATTAGAATACTCAATGCAGTCGATATTTTCATTTTTTAATTCTTTACTTACCGCGTTAATTCTAACACCTTTTACACCCACAGTCGCACCTACTGCATCAACGCTTGGACTATTAGCTTGCAGGATAATCTTTGCACGCTCACCTGGAATTCTAGCACTTGCATAAATATTAATAAGACCATCTTTGATTTCAGGTACTTCAGCTTTTAATAAAGCCTCTAGAAATTTAGGACTAGTTCTGCT
Encoded here:
- a CDS encoding cytochrome P450 — encoded protein: MGQCPFHPKPYKNKASTLTTFLLKRRSWLDGLYERSYKMMMGRVKMPGFDLYVVNDPKEVRRIMVDEVREYPKSQLLHELLEPLLGISIFTTNDRVWEKQRELLRPSFEMTRISKVFNLMNEAASDMMARFAKHENGAVVEVDEAMTFVTADVIFRTIMSSKLDEQKGKLVLDAFVTVQEETVKTAMRRMFRFPTWLSNLLGERKRLKAGATIRQVLSDIIKPRYDNALNDQGKYEDILSSLLIVVDADTNERFSFNEILDQVAMLFLAGHETTASSLTWTLYILSISPKEQQKAYEEIMQVAGNEEFKIEHIRAMKYVANVFKESLRLYPPVGFFAREAKNESKMRDKLIKKGSGVVVAPWLIHRHDSFWENPHEFDPSRHEGKSKIKKDTYMPFGMGERVCIGQGFAMQEAVLILANILRTYRLELEENFVPDVVGRLTIRSANGMNIRFIKREK
- a CDS encoding membrane protein gives rise to the protein MKEKLVGTILLCAIVPLAVISYLFIVVVGTFGNPARVRQGVRALDHFVNATLFNGYAWESLSSHAWRERDKRWAKIVIKITDFFDKNHCQKANKREQPIVDLVLARKLTEQTVGKQL